The following proteins are co-located in the Nocardioides piscis genome:
- a CDS encoding preprotein translocase subunit SecD, giving the protein MSRGALVRFLLVLGLLAGCLALALDRKPNLGLDLRGGAQFVFQAEGTETTEATSENVDKTVEVLRGRVDALGVAESTLIKQGDDRILVELPGVTNDEEAAEAEERIGQTAQLSVHPVIALADSPDAEPSKKDNQVLPDEDGSPIEIGPSVLQGDEITGADAVQRENEVGWAVSLEFNGTGADAWEKLTAEAACAPPVTPSGARRSSSTARSSPHRASSPTSDAKSASPAAAPTSPVTSPSTARPSSRR; this is encoded by the coding sequence ATGTCACGCGGTGCGCTCGTTCGGTTCCTCCTCGTCCTCGGTCTCCTCGCCGGCTGTCTGGCCCTCGCCCTGGACCGGAAGCCCAACCTCGGCCTCGACCTGCGCGGTGGAGCCCAGTTCGTCTTCCAGGCCGAGGGCACGGAGACGACCGAGGCGACGTCGGAGAACGTCGACAAGACCGTCGAGGTCCTTCGCGGCCGCGTCGACGCCCTCGGTGTCGCCGAGTCCACGCTGATCAAGCAGGGTGACGACCGGATCCTGGTCGAGCTGCCCGGCGTCACCAACGACGAGGAGGCGGCCGAGGCCGAGGAGCGGATCGGCCAGACCGCCCAGCTGAGCGTGCACCCGGTCATCGCCCTGGCCGACAGCCCGGATGCCGAGCCCAGCAAGAAGGACAACCAGGTCCTGCCCGACGAGGACGGCAGCCCGATCGAGATCGGCCCCTCGGTCCTGCAGGGCGACGAGATCACCGGCGCGGACGCAGTCCAGCGGGAGAACGAGGTCGGCTGGGCCGTCTCCTTGGAGTTCAACGGCACCGGTGCCGACGCGTGGGAGAAGCTGACCGCTGAGGCCGCGTGCGCACCCCCGGTGACGCCAAGCGGCGCTCGGCGATCGTCCTCGACGGCAAGGTCATCACCTCACCGGGCGTCGTCGCCGACGTCGGATGCAAAGTCGGCATCACCGGCGGCGGCACCGACATCACCGGTGACTTCACCCTCGACAGCGCGACCGAGCTCGCGGC